A window from Primulina eburnea isolate SZY01 chromosome 2, ASM2296580v1, whole genome shotgun sequence encodes these proteins:
- the LOC140824091 gene encoding E3 ubiquitin-protein ligase RSL1-like has product MDEFSSLFDHKTSVSDTEYAEELQFQEVLDASLHIYNVRHTPSSSSSKICCEICYEDKEEKEMFEIQGCSHSFCSDCVCSHVGAKLQENIVFISCPGEGCKSTTDPETLRSIIPPNVAARWEEALSESAILALRKCYCPHCSEILLDENDEGGVVTISRCPFCQEWFCLRCNVPWHFDMSCEEFRLFDEDQKGNEKLRRLAQDKEWMECPNCKIFVEKTDGCIHMTCRCKFEFCYLCGSKWSQEHWNCREEEEEEE; this is encoded by the exons ATGGACGAATTCTCATCACTGTTTGATCATAAAACTTCGGTATCAGATACCGAATATGCAGAAGAACTCCAATTCCAAGAAGTTTTGGATGCCTCTTTGCACATTTACAACGTAAGACATACACCATCATCGTCGTCGTCGAAAATTTGCTGCGAAATTTGTTACGAAGATAAAGAAGAGAAAGAAATGTTCGAAATCCAGGGCTGTTCCCATTCGTTTTGCTCGGATTGTGTATGTAGTCACGTCGGAGCAAAGCTTCAAGAGAACATCGTGTTCATTTCTTGCCCTGGCGAGGGTTGCAAAAGTACCACAGATCCTGAGACTTTGAGGTCTATCATCCCACCTAACGTGGCCGCTCGGTGGGAGGAGGCGTTGAGTGAGTCTGCTATTCTTGCTTTGAGGAAATGTTACTGTCCTCATTGCTCCGAGATATTGTTAGACGAAAACGATGAAGGGGGTGTGGTAACAATATCGCGATGTCCCTTCTGTCAAGAGTGGTTCTGTCTACGATGCAATGTCCCTTGGCATTTTGATATGAGTTGTGAAGAGTTTAGATTATTTGATGAGGATCAGAAGGGAAACGAAAAGTTACGACGGTTGGCACAAGATAAGGAGTGGATGGAATGTCCTAATTGCAAGATCTTCGTTGAGAAGACTGATGGCTGTATACACATGACTTGCAG GTGTAAATTCGAGTTCTGTTACTTGTGTGGATCCAAATGGAGCCAAGAGCACTGGAATTGCcgggaggaggaggaggaggaggagtga